One stretch of Euphorbia lathyris chromosome 7, ddEupLath1.1, whole genome shotgun sequence DNA includes these proteins:
- the LOC136235024 gene encoding LRR receptor-like serine/threonine-protein kinase RGI5, producing MGKLKHSLFLWLFLVLTMESSDLYVSPLSSDGQALLSLLSAPDPFVKSSSSLLSSWNPSSETPCTWQGITCSPQNRVISLSLPNTFLNLSSLPSQLSSLSSLQLLNLSSSNISGSIPPSFGQLTHLRLLDLSSNTLSGPIPQQLGLLSSLQFLYLNSNKLSGRIPPQLANLTSLQVFCLQDNLINGSIPSQLGSLISLQQFRVGGNPYLTGDIPPQLGFLTNLTTLGAAATGLSGVIPPTFGGLISLQTLALYDTEVFGAIPAELGLCSELSNLYLHMNKLTGSIPPELGKLQKLTSLLLWGNALTGPIPAEISNCSSLVVLDASANDITGEIPGDLGKLVVLEQLHLSDNSLTGLIPWELSNCTSLTALQLDKNQLSGSVPWQVGKLKYLQSFFLWGNLVSGTIPASFGNCTELYALDLSRNKLTGTIPDELFSLKKLSKLLLLGNSLSGGLPRSVANCQSLVRLRLGENQLSGQIPKEIGQLQNLVFLDLYMNHFSGALPIEIANITVLELLDVHNNHFMGEIPSQLGELVNLEQLDLSRNSFTGQIPWSFGNFSYLNKLILNNNLLSGSIPRSIQNLQKLTLLDLSSNSLSGPFPPEIGYVTSLTISLDLSSNSFTGELPETMSGLTQLQSLDLSHNLLYGKIKVLGSLTSLTSLNISCNNFSGPIPSTPFFRTLSSNSYLQNPGLCNSADGSTCSSRLARRNSLKSAKTVALISVILASVTIAVIASWILLARNHRYMVEKSSRASASSPGAEDFSYPWTFIPFQKLHLTIDNILDCLRDENIIGKGCSGIVYKAEMPNGDIIAVKKLWRTKGNEEAVDSFAAEIQILGHIRHRNIVKLLGYCSNKSEKLLLYNYIPNGNLQQLLQVNRSLDWETRYKIAVGSAQGLAYLHHDCVPAILHRDVKCNNILLDSKFEAYLADFGLAKLMIPPNYHNNAISRVAGSYGYIAPEYGYAMNITEKSDVYSYGVVLLEILSGRSAVESQVEEGMHIVEWVKKKMGSYEPAVSILDAKLQGLPDQMVQEMLQTLGIAMFCVNTSPVERPTMKEVVALLMEVKSSPEEWGKTSQPLIKQSSNQS from the exons ATGGGGAAACTGAAGCATTCTCTTTTCTTGTGGCTCTTTTTGGTCTTAACAATGGAAAGCTCTGACCTTTATGTATCGCCTCTTTCTTCTGATGGACAAGCACTTCTTTCTCTTCTATCTGCACCTGACCCATTTGTTAAATCCTCCTCCTCACTGCTTTCTTCATGGAACCCATCTTCAGAAACTCCTTGTACTTGGCAAGGGATTACATGTTCTCCCCAAAATAGAGTCATTTCCCTTTCTTTGCCTAACACTTTCCTTAATCTTTCTTCATTGCCTTCTCAGctttcctctctttcttctcttcAACTTCTCAACCTCTCCTCTTCAAATATCTCCGGTTCAATCCCTCCTTCCTTTGGCCAACTCACTCACCTTAGGCTCTTAGATCTCTCCTCCAACACTCTTTCAGGTCCTATTCCTCAACAACTTGGTCTCCTTTCTTCACTTCAGTTCCTTTACTTGAACTCCAATAAATTATCTGGCAGGATACCTCCACAACTGGCTAATCTTACTTCTTTACAAGTCTTCTGTCTGCAAGACAATCTCATCAATGGTTCAATTCCATCCCAATTGGGCTCTTTAATCTCTCTCCAGCAATTTAGAGTGGGTGGAAACCCTTATCTAACAGGGGACATTCCACCACAATTAGGATTTCTGACTAACCTTACAACCTTAGGTGCTGCTGCTACAGGCCTATCTGGTGTAATACCACCTACATTTGGGGGTTTGATTAGTCTCCAAACTTTAGCTCTTTATGATACTGAGGTTTTTGGTGCTATACCGGCAGAGCTTGGTTTGTGTTCTGAGTTGAGCAACTTGTATTTGCACATGAATAAGCTTACAGGCTCAATCCCTCCTGAGCTAGGTAAGTTGCAGAAACTTACTAGCTTGCTTCTATGGGGAAATGCACTTACTGGTCCTATCCCAGCTGAGATTTCGAATTGTTCGTCTCTTGTTGTTCTTGATGCTTCAGCTAATGATATAACTGGAGAAATTCCTGGCGACTTAGGGAAGTTAGTGGTACTTGAGCAGCTTCACTTGTCTGATAATTCACTAACCGGTTTGATCCCCTGGGAGTTGAGTAATTGTACAAGTCTAACTGCATTGCAGCTAGATAAGAACCAATTATCAGGTTCTGTTCCGTGGCAGGTTGGAAAGTTGAAGTATTTGCAAAGTTTTTTCTTGTGGGGTAACTTGGTGTCTGGTACTATACCGGCCTCTTTTGGTAACTGCACTGAGTTATATGCACTTGACCTTTCAAGAAACAAGCTAACAGGGACAATCCCAGATGAGCTCTTCAGTTTGAAGAAATTGAGCAAGCTTCTGCTTCTCGGGAATTCATTATCAGGAGGATTGCCAAGAAGTGTGGCCAATTGTCAGTCTTTGGTGAGACTGAGGCTTGGAGAAAACCAACTTTCGGGTCAGATTCCAAAGGAGATAGGccagttgcagaatttggtcttTCTTGACTTGTACATGAATCATTTCTCTGGTGCCCTTCCTATCGAGATTGCCAATATCACTGTGCTTGAGTTGTTGGATGTGCACAACAACCACTTCATGGGAGAGATACCGTCTCAGTTAGGGGAGCTTGTCAATTTGGAGCAGCTTGATCTCAGCAGAAACAGCTTTACTGGTCAGATTCCATGGAGTTTCGGAAACTTCAGTTACCTGAACAAGCTGATTCTCAACAACAATCTGTTATCAGGGTCAATACCGAGATCTATTCAGAACTTGCAGAAACTAACACTGCTTGATTTGAGCTCAAACAGCCTCTCCGGTCCTTTCCCACCAGAAATCGGTTATGTGACAAGCTTAACCATCAGTTTGGACTTGAGCTCAAACTCATTTACTGGAGAACTCCCAGAGACAATGTCTGGATTGACCCAATTACAATCACTTGATCTTTCTCATAACTTGCTATATGGAAAGATTAAAGTTCTTGGTTCCCTTACTAGCCTCACTTCTCTGAATATCTCCTGCAACAACTTTTCAGGTCCTATTCCTTCTACGCCGTTCTTCAGGACTCTTTCGTCTAATTCATACCTTCAAAATCCAGGTCTTTGTAATTCTGCAGACGGGTCTACTTGCTCATCAAGACTCGCAAGAAGAAACAGTTTAAAATCTGCCAAAACTGTGGCTTTGATTTCTGTGATTCTGGCTTCAGTGACGATAGCTGTTATTGCTTCCTGGATTTTACTTGCTCGGAATCATAGATATATGGTGGAGAAATCTTCAAGAGCCTCAGCCTCTTCACCAGGGGCTGAAGATTTCTCCTATCCATGGACTTTTATACCATTTCAAAAACTCCACTTAACCATTGATAACATCTTAGATTGTTTGAGAGACGAAAATATTATCGGGAAAGGCTGTTCTGGTATTGTCTACAAGGCAGAAATGCCTAATGGGGATATAATTGCAGTAAAAAAGCTTTGGAGAACAAAAGGAAATGAAGAAGCAGTGGATTCATTTGCAGCAGAAATTCAAATTCTAGGACACATTCGACATCGGAACATTGTGAAGCTCTTAGGCTATTGTTCCAAtaagagtgagaagctcctcctCTACAACTACATTCCAAATGGTAATCTGCAACAACTGTTACAAGTGAATAGAAGTTTGGATTGGGAAACAAGGTACAAGATTGCAGTAGGATCAGCTCAAGGTCTAGCTTATCTCCACCATGATTGTGTGCCAGCAATTCTTCATAGAGATGTTAAATGTAATAACATACTCCTAGATTCCAAGTTTGAGGCCTATTTGGCTGATTTCGGGCTAGCCAAATTGATGATCCCTCCAAATTATCATAACAATGCCATATCAAGAGTAGCTGGATCTTATGGTTATATTGCTCCAG AGTACGGGTACGCTATGAACATAACAGAAAAGAGTGATGTTTATAGTTATGGAGTGGTGCTGCTAGAAATTCTAAGCGGTCGGAGTGCTGTGGAATCCCAAGTCGAAGAGGGAATGCATATAGTGGAGTGGGTTAAGAAAAAGATGGGAAGTTATGAACCGGCTGTTTCAATATTAGATGCAAAGCTTCAAGGTTTACCAGATCAGATGGTTCAAGAAATGCTTCAAACACTAGGAATCGCTATGTTCTGCGTGAACACTTCGCCAGTAGAACGACCTACAATGAAGGAAGTGGTGGCACTGTTAATGGAGGTGAAGAGCTCACCAGAAGAATGGGGAAAGACATCTCAACCTTTAATAAAACAGTCATCAAACCAAAGTTGA
- the LOC136235927 gene encoding embryogenesis-like protein, with translation MQKQSQISLFKLFLRHPFQLSSKPKYAFLLQSLTSNPPPLLTNSLIPLTLKFLHTSTSIPYFYTCPICENLHACSSTYKTRRKQSTASGGDPFPDLDVNKEVDTINLKFAEAREEIEMAMESKETVYFNEEAECARAAVKEVLDMFEGLLGKLPEGQKGALQRSMGLKIEQLKAEIQQLDD, from the coding sequence ATGCAGAAACAATCACAGATTTCTCTCTTCAAGTTGTTCTTAAGACACCCTTTTCAACTTTCTTCAAAGCCCAAGTATGCGTTTTTGCTGCAATCTTTAACATCGAATCCACCTCCACTACTTACCAACTCACTCATACCCTTAACCCTCAAATTTCTTCACACTTCAACCTCAATTCCTTACTTCTACACGTGCCCTATTTGCGAAAATCTCCATGCTTGCTCTTCGACCTATAAAACTCGAAGAAAACAAAGTACTGCGTCGGGAGGTGATCCATTTCCTGATTTGGATGTAAACAAGGAAGTGGACACGATAAACCTCAAGTTTGCAGAGGCTAGGGAAGAGATAGAGATGGCAATGGAGTCTAAAGAGACTGTGTATTTCAACGAAGAGGCTGAATGTGCACGGGCTGCAGTGAAAGAAGTTTTAGACATGTTTGAAGGGCTATTGGGGAAATTACCAGAAGGCCAAAAGGGTGCTTTGCAGAGGTCAATGGGTCTCAAGATTGAGCAATTGAAAGCTGAGATACAACAATTGGATGATTGA
- the LOC136235708 gene encoding uncharacterized protein, giving the protein MARQLHHKQIPHNISQAGFAAISLLLCGFALYLCASHSRKWRRSRWGSCYGLSNHEPVIQQLNSEPMMLTTVNNDQLMFSSQQQQGVPVWQKNILMGGKCQLPDFSGVIIYNSDGHIVPPAKKPLPMLTWK; this is encoded by the coding sequence ATGGCTCGCCAACTTCACCACAAACAAATACCACACAACATATCTCAAGCTGGATTTGCAGCAATAAGCCTTCTCTTGTGTGGTTTCGCCTTGTATCTATGCGCTTCTCATTCCCGTAAATGGCGCCGCAGCCGCTGGGGTTCTTGCTATGGTCTCTCCAACCATGAACCAGTCATACAACAACTCAATTCTGAACCTATGATGCTAACCACAGTTAACAATGATCAACTCATGTTTAGCagtcaacaacagcaaggagtTCCAGTTTGGCAAAAGAACATACTCATGGGTGGAAAGTGCCAGCTACCGGACTTCTCAGGTGTCATCATCTACAACTCCGATGGACATATCGTTCCACCGGCCAAAAAGCCTCTCCCTATGCTTACCTGGAAGTGA
- the LOC136235707 gene encoding DEAD-box ATP-dependent RNA helicase 39-like — MAGTSRTLLSLSLSSASKHYYYPFLKLPKSTRVLGFGFKPLCTVSATSTAIDTEISTLSEPDQAKHSMLLERLRFRHLKGSSKPSRTKTQSPLQKSVVAVETEDDGFKKSKKGKIIAGSFEELGLTEEVMGALIEMGIEVPTEIQCIGVPAILDAKSVVLGSHTGSGKTLAYMLPLVQLLRQDESLLGKLVKPRRPRAVVLCPTRELSEQVFRVAKSISHHARFRCTMVSGGGRLRPQEDSLNGPIDMVVGTPGRILQHIEDGNIVYGDIKYLVLDEADTMFDRGFGPDIRKFLGPLNNRASKPDGQGFQTILVTATMTKAVQKLIDEEFQGIVHLRTSTLHKKIATARHDFLKVAGSENKMEALLQVLEPSLSKGNRVMVFCNTLNSSRAVDHFLAENQISTVNYHGEVPAEQRVINLQKFKSDDGDCPTLVCTDLAARGLDLDVDHVIMFDFPLNSIDYLHRTGRTARMGAKGKVTSLVARKNIQLATRIEEAIKKNESLESLTVDNVRRDNARAQITQEKGKSTKLVSQRNKIKAETVKSSSDNSKAVSVKSSSNRGKAVSVKSSGNRTKAVSVKSSGYRSKTASSVNKSGKGSSFSKSTKPVRVVKKVTVSTKSSPRGNKESSKRSSAVKSTGSKLNVVPLRGRSSTSSFRRS; from the exons GGGTTTCGGCTTTAAACCCCTCTGCACCGTCTCCGCCACATCCACTGCCATAGACACTGAAATAAGCACGCTCAGTGAACCAGACCAAGCAAAGCACTCAATGCTTCTGGAGAGACTTAGGTTTAGACACCTCAAGGGCTCCTCAAAACCCTCCCGAACCAAAACCCAATCCCCATTACAGAAATCAGTTGTTGCTGTTGAGACTGAAGATGATGGTTTTAAGAAGTCTAAGAAAGGGAAAATCATTGCGGGTAGCTTTGAGGAGTTGGGATTGACCGAGGAAGTTATGGGAGCTTTGATAGAAATGGGGATTGAGGTTCCTACTGAAATTCAGTGCATTGGGGTTCCTGCTATTTTGGATGCCAAAAGTGTAGTCTTGGGCTCACATACTGGATCTGGCAAAACTCTGGCATATATGTTGCCTCTTGTTCAG TTGCTGAGACAGGATGAATCTTTGTTGGGTAAGCTAGTGAAGCCTAGGCGTCCTCGAGCTGTTGTGCTATGTCCAACAAGAGAGCTCTCAGAACAG GTCTTTCGTGTGGCAAAGTCTATCAGTCATCATGCACGATTCAGGTGTACCATGGTTAGTGGCGGTGGCCGGTTGAGACCGCAGGAAGATTCGTTGAATGGCCCAATTGATATGGTAGTTGGAACTCCTGGAAGGATCCTTCAGCATATTGAGGATGGCAATATAGTTTATGGTGACATAAAATACTTG GTTTTGGATGAAGCAGACACCATGTTTGATCGTGGATTTGGTCCTGATATTCGCAAGTTTCTAGGCCCattaaataaccgcgcttcaaAGCCTGATGGCCAAGGGTTTCAAACTATTTTGGTCACTGCAACAATGACAAAG GCAGTTCAAAAGCTGATTGATGAGGAGTTTCAAGGGATAGTCCACTTGCGCACATCAACACTGCATAAAAAGATAGCAACAGCTCGCCATGATTTTTTAAAGGTTGCGGGTTCTGAAAACAAGATGGAAGCATTATTACAG GTGCTTGAGCCCAGTTTATCAAAGGGAAACAGGGTCATGGTGTTCTGTAACACTTTGAATTCCAGCCGTGCAGTAGACCACTTTCTTGCTGAAAATCAGATCTCCACAGTCAATTACCATGGTGAGGTACCAGCAGAACAAAG GGTTATAAATCTCCAGAAGTTTAAGAGTGATGATGGAGACTGCCCCACATTGGTCTGTACTGACCTGGCTGCCAGGGGTCTTGACTTGGATGTAGATCATGTCATCATGTTTGATTTCCCCTTGAATTCT ATCGACTACCTTCATCGCACAGGACGAACTGCTCGTATGGGTGCAAAAG GAAAAGTGACAAGCTTGGTGGCTAGAAAGAACATTCAGTTGGCCACCCGAATTGAGGAGGCAATAAAGAAGAACGAAAGCTTAGAGTCCCTTACTGTAGATAATGTTCGAAGGGACAATGCCAGGGCTCAAATAACTCAAGAGAAAGGGAAGAGCACAAAGTTGGTTAGTCAAAGAAACAAGATTAAAGCTGAAACAGTTAAATCCTCCAGTGACAACTCCAAGGCTGTATCGGTTAAATCGTCTAGCAACCGCGGCAAGGCTGTATCAGTTAAATCTTCAGGCAATCGCACCAAGGCTGTATCAGTTAAATCATCTGGCTATCGCTCCAAGACTGCATCTTCAGTAAATAAATCTGGAAAAGGATCCAGTTTTTCCAAATCAACCAAGCCTGTTAGAGTCGTGAAGAAGGTTACGGTCTCCACTAAAAGCTCTCCACGTGGGAACAAGGAAAGTAGCAAAAGGTCAAGTGCAGTTAAATCTACAGGTTCAAAGCTAAACGTTGTTCCGCTTAGGGGTCGCTCTTCTACCTCATCCTTTAGGCGTAGTTGA